One window of Phalacrocorax carbo chromosome 1, bPhaCar2.1, whole genome shotgun sequence genomic DNA carries:
- the KCTD14 gene encoding BTB/POZ domain-containing protein KCTD14 produces MSISSEHKPLGKQVTGSLHTLSPIVELNVGGEMYTTTLSTLKKHPGSKLAEMFTGQPKLRTDSEGRWFIDRPGTYFKYILEYLRSNQVPTQCIQDVYKEALFYDIEPLIKQLEDSPQIFGELVARKQFLARVPNYNENIELMIRIARAEAVASRRSSVIVCVVRTEEDAARCQDALNNLDMDKKSVVKFGPWKAAPSISDLLDCIQMDVEAKGYKISFQPHVAEKGFRFKSHDFFYKFLFTWW; encoded by the exons ATGAGCATTTCATCAGAACACAAGCCCCTTGGGAAGCAGGTCACTGGTAGCCTGCATACG TTGTCACCAATCGTGGAGTTAAATGTCGGCGGGGAGATGTACACAACAACGCTGAGCACCTTAAAGAAACACCCTGGCTCCAAGCTGGCAGAGATGTTCACCGGCCAGCCCAAGCTCAGGACTGACTCCGAAGGGAGGTGGTTCATCGACAGGCCAGGCACCTATTTCAAATACATCTTGGAGTACCTGCGCAGTAATCAAGTGCCCACCCAGTGCATTCAGGACGTCTACAAGGAGGCATTGTTCTATGACATTGAACCTCTAATCAAGCAGCTAGAGGACTCCCCGCagatttttggggaacttgTGGCGAGGAAGCAGTTTCTGGCTCGTGTGCCCAACTATAATGAGAACATCGAACTGATGATCCGCATTGCGAGGGCAGAAGCGGTCGCATCCCGCCGGTCCAGCGTCATCGTGTGCGTGGTCAGAACTGAGGAGGACGCGGCCAGATGTCAGGATGCCTTGAACAACTTGGACATGGATAAAAAATCTGTGGTGAAGTTTGGCCCCTGGAAGGCAGCGCCAAGTATTTCTGATCTGCTGGACTGCATTCAAATGGATGTTGAAGCCAAAGGGTACAAAATATCCTTTCAGCCCCATGTTGCTGAAAAAGGTTTTCGCTTTAAATCGCATGACTTCTTCTACAAGTTCCTGTTCACCTGGTGGTAG